Proteins from a genomic interval of Lolium perenne isolate Kyuss_39 chromosome 1, Kyuss_2.0, whole genome shotgun sequence:
- the LOC127314857 gene encoding chitinase 2-like: MSSPRAQSLARAATAILAVLVAALATAARAQMCGSQAGGALCPNCLCCSEWGYCGSTDQYCGAGCQSQCDGTCAPPSPPIAPPPTIPPPPAVPSPPAGPGLGSILSRELFEEMLLHRNNAACPARGFYTYDRFLEAAAKFPEFAEGLSTDTRKREVAAFLGQTSHETTGGWPTAPDGPYAWGYCFNREVNPSSDYCDTSNSDWPCAPGKRYYGRGPMQLSWNYNYGQAGRALGLDLLSNPDLVETDDMVSFETALWFWMTPQGNKPSSHDVITDQWTPTPADIAANRVPGYGVITNIINGGLECGIGPDPRVADRIGFYKRYCDLLGVSYGPNLDCDNQRSFAWGLSAGLAAQQ; this comes from the coding sequence ATGTCCTCACCGAGAGCTCAGAGTCTGGCGAGAGCGGCGACGGCCATTCTGGCCGTGCTGGTCGCAGCGCTCGCCACGGCCGCTCGAGCCCAGATGTGCGGCTCCCAGGCCGGCGGAGCGCTGTGCCCTAACTGCCTCTGCTGCAGCGAGTGGGGGTATTGCGGCAGCACCGACCAGTACTGCGGCGCTGGCTGCCAGAGCCAGTGCGACGGCACCTGCGCCCCACCTTCCCCACCCATCGCCCCTCCCCCCACCATCCCCCCTCCCCCTGCCGTCCCCTCTCCCCCCGCCGGCCCTGGCTTGGGGTCCATCTTGTCCAGGGAGCTCTTTGAGGAGATGCTCCTCCACCGCAACAACGCCGCGTGCCCGGCCCGCGGGTTCTACACCTACGACAGGTTCCTCGAGGCGGCCGCCAAGTTCCCGGAGTTCGCGGAGGGGCTGAGCACCGACACGCGAAAGAGAGAGGTGGCCGCGTTCCTTGGCCAGACGTCCCACGAGACCACCGGCGGGTGGCCGACGGCGCCTGACGGCCCATACGCATGGGGCTACTGCTTCAATCGGGAGGTCAACCCGTCGTCGGACTACTGCGACACCAGCAACTCGGACTGGCCATGCGCGCCTGGCAAGCGGTACTACGGCCGCGGGCCCATGCAGCTCTCATGGAACTACAACTACGGCCAGGCGGGGCGCGCGCTCGGCTTGGACCTTCTGTCCAACCCGGACCTGGTGGAGACGGACGACATGGTGTCGTTCGAGACGGCGCTGTGGTTCTGGATGACCCCGCAGGGGAACAAGCCGTCGTCGCACGACGTCATCACGGACCAGTGGACCCCTACGCCCGCGGACATCGCTGCCAACCGCGTTCCGGGCTACGGCGTCATCACAAACATCATCAACGGAGGCCTCGAGTGCGGCATCGGCCCCGACCCCCGTGTCGCCGACCGCATCGGCTTCTACAAGCGCTACTGCGACCTCCTCGGCGTCAGCTACGGGCCCAACCTCGACTGCGACAACCAGAGGTCCTTCGCCTGGGGGCTCTCGGCTGGGCTCGCCGCGCAGCAGTGA